The DNA segment aaaccaaacaaacaaacaaaaaaaaacatataaaatattccatcAGTTAACATTAAAACAAGATTCCAAGATTCCAGAAGTAAATTCTTTGGGTATAATGGTGCATGTCTAAATTTAATTCTGTCAATACAGGATGAGGCACTTGCACACTTGAACTCCAAGCCCTCCACCCAGGATGGGCCCTGTGTGAAGGAATTGATCTTTGGCTGATTCCTTTGTAAGGATAAATAAAAGTTAATGGTAGTCTCCATTTTATAATGAAAGTCCCCTTTATGCCCTTAATGAACGTTATTGATGATCATCATATTTAGATAAGAGGTGGAGTCAAGTAAGTGCATCATGTACAGCAGAAGCTTTATGTGGTTCTATCAAACTTCCTGGACTCTGTGGCTGCTTCCCTCCATgctgatcttttaaaaaacatattttattggtGTACAGTTGACTTAgtaagttgtgttagtttcagatgtaaagcaaagtaactcagtcatacacatacaatctgttccttttcagattcttatctcatataggttattacacagtgttAAGTATATtaccctgtgcaatacagtaggtcTGTGTTacctacatattttatatatatagtagtgtgtaaatGTCCAACACAAGCCCCTAATTTATACCCCCACAttttcctttggtaactgtacacttattttcaaaatctttgagtctgtttctgttttgtaaattctttcatatgatttttattagagtccacatttTTGATATAATATGACATTTGTCATTCTCCATCTGATgcacttcacttactatgataatctctaggtccgttcatgttgctgcaaatggcattatttcattctttttatgactgagtaatattccattgtatgtatgtaccacattctTTATCctgtcctctgttgatggacatttagcttacTTCCATATCTTGTGAGCTAAGTAATTTTGATTCTTCCATCTTTACCGGCAGCTGGATTGAAGGATCCTGTGTAGGAAAACCTGGCTGTCATGTGTGACTGTTACATACTGTGGCTCTTGAATACACAGATACATCATTGACTTGGAACTAGGGAATGTCAGATGTGTGTCCTTTCAACCTCTTGTCCCTCCAAAGTAAGCACTGGAAGGAAACTACTATTATATTTACAACTGCTAACTAAATTTTTGGTTGGTGATTTATCAAACCATTTGACAAATTTCCCATTGAGAAAACATGTAggtggtatttatatatttaacacaTTTCCCCCAACTCcaagatatagaaaatatgaaatgaaatgctAGACTCACACATATTAATGTTTATATATCTTCATCTGTCTGTATTTTGGTAGGAAATATTGCACTCAACTTTAAAATCAATTGTGTTGCTTAATTTTGctggaaataaaagaataactaaaataatttattgtcaaaattttccttaatataATGTAATGAGTGATTAATTTAACTATTTCCTCTGCTCTAACTATCTTAcagtaaaaagacataaaatatggaAAGAGGAAATTGGACATTGGTGACTGAGTTTATTCTTCTGGGGATACCAACGACCAGAGCCCTTGGAGTCCTCCtgttcttgattttctcattggtCTATCTGGTGACTGTCCTTGGAAATACCCTAATCATTACTCTAATTTTTGTGGATTACAGGCTTCACtcacccatgtatttcttcctcagcAATCTCTCTCTCAGTGAAATATTAACCACGACTTGTGCTGTTCCCAAGATGTTGTCAGGCTTCCTTTCAGAGAGAAAGATCATCTCAGTTGGAGAATGCTCTGCCCAGTCCtatttctacttcctttctgGATGCACTGAGTTTATCCTTTTTGCTGtcatgtcctatgaccgctatgtggccatttgCAACCCCCTTCAGTACCCTATGATTATGACTAGCTCTCTCTGTGTTCATCTTGTCATTCTCTCCTGGGTGGGTGGCTTTCTCCTGATCCTCCCATCCACTGTCCTTAAGGCAGGACTGCCATACTGTGGCCCCAATGTGATTGATCACTTCTTCTGTGACAGTGCCCCTCTCCTCCACTTGGCCTGTGCTGACATCCGTTTCATAGAGCTGTTGGACTTCCTCAGCTCCCTGGTCCTACTCATcagctccctctccctcacaGTGGTCTCCTATGTTTACATCATCTCCACCATTCTGAAGATACCCTCAGGCCAAGGTCAACGCAAAGCCTTTGCTACCTGTGCCTCTCACTTCACTGTGGTCTCTATGGGCTATGGAATCTCCATCTTTGTCTATGTCCGCCCCTCACAGAAGAGCAGCCTGCACCTCAACAAGATCCTCTTCATCCTCTCCAGTGTCGTCACACCACTCCTGAATCCCTTCATCTTCAGTTTACGAAATGAAACCATGAAAGACGCTCTGAAGGACAACTTGGCCAAGTGTCAGAAATTTCTCAAGGGAATGAGATTcaaattactttgaaaataatttgaatctTAGGGATCCTCATTATCACCACTTATTTCAGAAACACCCATGGTACTTGTAAATCAACAGGTAGTGTAAGTTATGAAAGTATCTCAAATTTTGCTAACAAAATATACTGGTTTTATGTATGTTAGGCTTTGAAAATGGTGTTACAATAATTaaatttgtcatttgtttttggtATTATGAAATATTGATGTGTAAGAGTTACAGAAAAATAGTATAACTTTTagtaaaaatttcaatttcacaTATCACTTggtcaaaaaatatataatatatatattttctatggaGCACAGAAATATTTCAGAGCATTCTTCTGCTCAACATACACACTtactcacacacatacaaagagaTTCTTGCTTAGAATAGAATTTGGGATTTCATAATATGGGTTAAATAATATCTTACTTTGGAATCACATATAGgtcataattttactttatttttcatttcagctcaaTTTTACTTTTGACATTGCTATTTTAGATGAAAAGTTTCTAAGAACATTCAAGGATATTTCTGTACATTGATTTTAGTTCTATACTCCACAATTTCTTTATTGTACAAGTGTTTTATAATATAGCATAGGAATAGAATTGGGATTATTTAACAAAATTGAATACCAATATGTATAATGAAGGGGGTAGTGAAGTCATAGATtataattataaagcaaataaaaaaggaaaaaaaaacttgagaatgTGGATTAATCAAGGACCAAGAAGCAACCATTTTTGTAAAAGCCGAACAAGCAACAGTGATATAAGCTCCAGAAAGCTTAATGTACATATAAAGTCCTGATTATAAATAGCAAAGAAATGTAAATCTGATCATGAAAACAGattaatataaatgatttaaattaaggaaagtaaaagtaatttaaaaagcataCCATAATAGGAAGATCTGTTGCAATATAAAATGCttcaatttatttgtatttattgtcCCAGAGTGAAAAAGGGTGAattatgaaagaagaaatatgaaggaataaagattgaatatttctgtatttagattttttaaatgacagattttcagaaaaaaagaggagttaggaaacaaaaaaattaaagttaaaatctATGCTTATTATAGCCAAatacagtgtttaaaaaataaactaataatacAGTTTTCAATTAACCTTAGTAGGGAAAGGTCACACTCAAtgctgtaagaaaaaaataaaaatcatcactgAGTTTTCATTAAAAGCAGTGGTTGAC comes from the Phacochoerus africanus isolate WHEZ1 chromosome 4, ROS_Pafr_v1, whole genome shotgun sequence genome and includes:
- the LOC125124577 gene encoding olfactory receptor 6M1-like, which gives rise to MERGNWTLVTEFILLGIPTTRALGVLLFLIFSLVYLVTVLGNTLIITLIFVDYRLHSPMYFFLSNLSLSEILTTTCAVPKMLSGFLSERKIISVGECSAQSYFYFLSGCTEFILFAVMSYDRYVAICNPLQYPMIMTSSLCVHLVILSWVGGFLLILPSTVLKAGLPYCGPNVIDHFFCDSAPLLHLACADIRFIELLDFLSSLVLLISSLSLTVVSYVYIISTILKIPSGQGQRKAFATCASHFTVVSMGYGISIFVYVRPSQKSSLHLNKILFILSSVVTPLLNPFIFSLRNETMKDALKDNLAKCQKFLKGMRFKLL